In the Devosia sp. SL43 genome, one interval contains:
- a CDS encoding tetratricopeptide repeat protein: MARAPKAVPATKAAAEQTRPRWWTRLSLPGVETYSNSLRTVVINLALLVVLAMALPLVAAQFARDQILIQSISIPGGLQATGLTPDVAANRLWDGIQQIDVEANSEKSSVNVLPEGKKVTFAIPDAGISVDSLVFYARQFFNLHETVVSGEFRCSDAACTPAGVSLRLRIYGAELKVIELPPMRSDTEAQYWRKAAAEVMAVLDPFTALAAEASAHPTNAATIARRLILTNHPDAEWAHNILGNIRRNAGDGEGAAAEYKAAVAIDDRFIIGWANLARVTSELATLKGDPTLHDEALTYADRVTELDSEGPKEPELRGDLAWERGEMDAARDFYLEAFRRDPLNESYQNKVAIMLYGANRFDESADMARAALEVNPGNETSLVVLAKYYRDRNDTENLNRIYRDAAEFQPENAAAQAEHAGVLMEQHDFAGALARIDQALLIDAKNLAYQLERAAALSRLERYQDALAQLDLAEALSPNNPEIVYRRGNNLTGLARYAEATVVYQQYLAMAPQGEHAFMAEAFIRVVEEEAAAAAKAEAAPD; the protein is encoded by the coding sequence ATGGCGCGCGCGCCTAAGGCCGTGCCTGCAACGAAAGCTGCAGCCGAACAGACCAGGCCCCGCTGGTGGACGCGCCTCAGCCTTCCCGGCGTCGAAACCTATTCCAATTCGCTCCGCACGGTGGTGATCAACCTGGCGCTGCTGGTCGTGTTGGCCATGGCGCTGCCGCTCGTGGCGGCGCAGTTTGCGCGCGACCAGATCCTCATCCAGTCGATCAGCATCCCGGGTGGCCTGCAGGCGACGGGGCTGACACCGGATGTGGCGGCCAACCGCCTGTGGGATGGCATCCAGCAGATCGATGTCGAGGCCAATTCGGAGAAATCCAGCGTCAACGTGCTGCCCGAAGGCAAGAAGGTGACGTTTGCCATTCCCGATGCCGGCATTTCGGTGGATTCGCTGGTGTTTTATGCGCGACAGTTCTTCAATCTGCATGAGACGGTGGTTAGCGGTGAATTCCGCTGCAGCGATGCGGCCTGCACGCCGGCCGGGGTGTCGCTGCGGCTGCGCATCTATGGTGCCGAGCTCAAGGTGATCGAACTGCCGCCGATGCGCAGCGACACCGAGGCGCAATATTGGCGCAAGGCGGCCGCCGAAGTCATGGCCGTGCTCGATCCCTTCACGGCACTGGCGGCGGAGGCATCGGCGCATCCGACCAATGCGGCCACCATTGCGCGCCGGCTGATCCTGACCAACCATCCCGACGCCGAATGGGCGCATAATATCCTGGGCAATATCCGGCGGAATGCGGGTGATGGGGAGGGAGCAGCGGCGGAATACAAGGCAGCCGTTGCCATCGACGACCGCTTCATCATCGGTTGGGCCAACCTGGCGCGCGTTACCAGCGAATTGGCGACCCTTAAGGGCGATCCGACGCTGCATGACGAGGCGCTGACCTATGCCGATCGGGTGACGGAACTTGATAGCGAGGGCCCCAAAGAACCTGAATTACGCGGCGACCTGGCTTGGGAGCGCGGTGAAATGGACGCAGCGCGCGACTTCTATCTCGAGGCGTTCCGCCGCGACCCCCTCAATGAAAGCTACCAGAACAAAGTGGCGATCATGCTCTATGGCGCCAACCGGTTCGACGAATCCGCCGACATGGCGCGGGCAGCCCTGGAGGTCAATCCTGGCAACGAGACCTCGCTCGTCGTCCTCGCCAAATACTACCGGGACCGAAACGACACCGAAAACCTGAACCGTATCTATCGCGATGCGGCTGAGTTCCAGCCGGAGAATGCTGCGGCGCAGGCCGAACATGCCGGTGTCCTGATGGAACAGCACGACTTTGCCGGGGCGCTGGCCCGCATCGACCAGGCGCTGCTGATCGATGCGAAAAACCTGGCGTATCAGCTGGAACGCGCTGCCGCCCTGTCGAGGCTGGAACGCTACCAGGACGCGCTGGCGCAACTGGACCTGGCGGAAGCGCTATCACCCAACAATCCGGAGATCGTGTACCGACGCGGCAACAATCTGACCGGCCTGGCGCGCTACGCAGAAGCGACGGTCGTCTACCAGCAATACTTGGCCATGGCGCCGCAAGGCGAGCACGCCTTCATGGCCGAAGCCTTTATTCGGGTGGTCGAAGAAGAAGCGGCGGCGGCCGCGAAAGCGGAAGCCGCTCCGGACTAG
- a CDS encoding SRPBCC family protein: protein MTLDPERDLEITRIIKAPRSAVWDAWTKPEQFAKWWVPEPETCRIVAMDLRPGGAMQTEIAAGPGETFGPHMSACYLDVVDGRRIVFTNALVGGWRPAEQPFITAIITLDDHDLGTAYRAVVMHKSPEDRQTHHDLGFYDGWGTVAAQLAKLVEQS, encoded by the coding sequence ATGACGCTCGACCCCGAACGCGATCTCGAAATCACCCGCATCATCAAGGCACCGCGGTCGGCGGTGTGGGACGCTTGGACCAAGCCCGAGCAGTTCGCCAAGTGGTGGGTGCCCGAGCCGGAGACCTGCCGGATCGTCGCCATGGATCTGCGGCCGGGCGGCGCGATGCAAACCGAGATCGCGGCAGGGCCGGGCGAGACCTTCGGGCCGCATATGAGCGCCTGCTACCTGGACGTGGTCGACGGGCGGCGCATCGTTTTCACCAATGCGCTGGTCGGCGGATGGCGGCCGGCGGAGCAGCCCTTCATCACCGCGATCATCACTTTGGACGACCACGATCTGGGTACGGCCTATCGGGCGGTTGTAATGCACAAGAGCCCCGAAGACCGGCAGACACATCACGATCTCGGCTTTTATGATGGCTGGGGCACTGTCGCGGCGCAGTTGGCGAAACTGGTTGAACAATCCTAG
- a CDS encoding ArsR/SmtB family transcription factor: MAQYQTQLDGLFQALADPTRRAVIGRLGQGPASVGELAQPFEMALPSFMKHIHMLEESGLIHTQKVGRVRNCELDRPRLAAVDGWLSEQRAIWNGRTDRLEQFVTKDKDNKK; this comes from the coding sequence ATGGCACAGTATCAGACACAGCTCGATGGCCTATTTCAGGCATTGGCCGATCCGACGCGCCGCGCGGTGATCGGACGGCTCGGGCAAGGCCCCGCCAGCGTTGGCGAATTGGCGCAGCCATTCGAGATGGCGCTGCCCTCGTTCATGAAGCACATCCACATGCTGGAAGAGAGTGGGTTGATCCATACGCAGAAGGTGGGGCGGGTGCGCAATTGCGAGCTGGACCGGCCAAGACTGGCGGCGGTGGATGGGTGGCTGAGCGAACAACGGGCGATCTGGAACGGCCGAACGGACCGGCTGGAACAGTTCGTCACCAAGGACAAGGACAACAAGAAATGA
- the blaOXA gene encoding class D beta-lactamase has translation MRRLLLALSFCLAAVPTQAAELCTLVADAATGEVLLERGADCDTPTTPASTFKVPLAVMAFDAGLLIDARNPAEPFVEGYADWGGDDWRQTTDPLRWMDYSVVWYSQVTTRALGADTLTRYARAFDYGNADFSGDPGADNGLERSWISSSLKLTPRQQLTFMTRLATGQLPVSTHAMQTTLAIMQQRQSDNGWHMVGKTGSAFPRNADGSFNRARGWGWYVGMATKGARTLVFVRLNQDESRQSVSGGLRARDELLAEWPELMAEVPAR, from the coding sequence ATGCGTCGCCTGCTGCTTGCCCTGAGCTTCTGCCTTGCCGCCGTCCCAACCCAAGCTGCCGAACTGTGTACGCTCGTCGCCGACGCCGCGACCGGTGAGGTGCTGCTGGAGCGCGGTGCGGATTGCGACACGCCGACCACGCCGGCCTCGACCTTCAAGGTGCCGCTGGCGGTCATGGCCTTCGATGCCGGACTGCTGATCGACGCTCGCAACCCGGCCGAGCCTTTCGTCGAAGGCTACGCCGATTGGGGCGGTGACGACTGGCGCCAGACCACCGATCCGCTGCGCTGGATGGACTATTCGGTCGTCTGGTATTCGCAGGTCACTACCCGCGCCCTCGGCGCGGACACCCTCACGCGATATGCCCGGGCCTTCGACTATGGCAATGCCGACTTCTCGGGTGATCCGGGCGCCGACAATGGCCTGGAACGCAGTTGGATCAGCTCGTCGCTCAAGCTCACGCCGCGTCAGCAACTGACCTTCATGACCCGCCTGGCCACGGGCCAGTTGCCGGTTTCAACGCATGCCATGCAAACCACGCTCGCCATCATGCAGCAGCGTCAGAGCGACAATGGCTGGCACATGGTCGGCAAGACCGGCTCGGCTTTTCCACGAAATGCGGACGGCAGCTTCAATCGCGCCCGTGGCTGGGGCTGGTACGTCGGCATGGCAACGAAGGGCGCCCGCACTCTGGTTTTCGTTCGCCTCAATCAGGATGAAAGCCGCCAATCGGTGAGCGGCGGATTGAGGGCTCGCGACGAGCTTCTGGCAGAGTGGCCAGAGCTGATGGCCGAAGTGCCAGCGCGCTGA
- a CDS encoding alpha-E domain-containing protein: MTMLGRTAQHLFWLSRYVERAENMARLLEVGYRMSLTSRREGGESEHLISMMQAAEIDEEWAKKDRVADVASVTDFMLFDPSNPSSVQTCLMMARNNARTVRTAITSDMWETLNGAWLTFSQLKSRDVRGAKLLEVLEWIKRISHEFRGAFLGTLLRDDGFAFLQAGGLIERADNTARILDMKYYVLLPQAKMVGGDLDTQQWTLILRAASAHRSYRHVYHDRYKAENIADFLILRQEMPRSLFYCARFVQTQVQNLATFYGCSKSCDVAAAELRAMVENTTMETIFAHGLHEFLTEFIERNNTLTTALSESYNFYQDAAVA, from the coding sequence ATGACCATGCTCGGACGCACCGCCCAGCACCTGTTCTGGCTCTCGCGCTATGTGGAGCGGGCCGAGAATATGGCTCGCCTGCTCGAAGTTGGCTATCGCATGAGCCTCACCAGCCGCCGAGAGGGCGGCGAGAGCGAGCACCTGATCTCGATGATGCAGGCGGCCGAAATCGATGAAGAGTGGGCCAAGAAGGACCGGGTGGCCGACGTCGCTTCGGTGACCGACTTCATGCTGTTCGACCCCAGCAATCCCAGCTCGGTGCAAACCTGCCTGATGATGGCGCGCAACAATGCGCGCACCGTGCGCACCGCCATTACCAGCGACATGTGGGAGACGCTCAACGGCGCCTGGCTCACCTTCAGCCAGCTCAAGTCACGCGACGTGCGCGGGGCCAAGCTGCTCGAAGTGCTCGAATGGATCAAGCGGATCAGCCACGAGTTTCGCGGGGCGTTCCTTGGCACGCTGCTGCGCGATGACGGCTTCGCGTTCCTGCAAGCGGGCGGGCTGATCGAACGGGCCGACAATACGGCCCGTATTCTCGACATGAAATATTACGTGCTGCTGCCGCAGGCCAAGATGGTCGGTGGCGATCTCGATACCCAGCAATGGACGCTGATCCTGCGCGCCGCCTCGGCCCATCGCAGCTACCGGCACGTCTATCACGACCGCTACAAGGCCGAGAACATTGCCGATTTCCTGATCCTGCGTCAGGAGATGCCGCGCTCACTGTTCTACTGTGCCCGCTTCGTGCAGACGCAGGTGCAGAACCTGGCCACGTTCTATGGCTGCAGCAAGAGCTGCGATGTGGCCGCGGCCGAACTGCGCGCCATGGTCGAAAATACGACGATGGAGACCATCTTCGCCCATGGCCTGCACGAATTCCTGACCGAGTTCATCGAGCGCAACAACACGCTGACCACCGCGTTGTCGGAGAGCTACAACTTCTATCAGGACGCAGCGGTAGCCTGA
- a CDS encoding circularly permuted type 2 ATP-grasp protein, translated as MADTKPFDEMYNADGSVREPYRALAAWLDEQKGKALTLMQADAEAIFRKLGITFAVYGSEEGTEKVIPFDVIPRIIAAQEWKELSRGIEQRVKALNAFLHDIYHDQNILKAGIVPEKLILNNAAFCPQMMGVNPARNVYAHIIGVDIVRTGPDAFFVLEDNLRTPSGVSYMLEDREAMMMLAPDLFQRIKVAPVDTYAENLRATLESVAPEGTSGTPNIVVLTPGIYNSAYFEHSFLADQMGATLCEGPDLFVEDGKVFMRTTMGPERVDVIYRRIDDAYLDPETFRPESMLGVPGLFKAYAQGNVTLVNAPGTGIADDKAVYTYVPEIVEFYLGEKTLLQNVPTYNCTDKDQREWVLENLADLVVKEVHGSGGYGMMVGPTSTKAMHKEFKQKILARPDNYIVQPTLALSTCPTYVNSGIAPRHVDLRPYVLIGDEVRITPGGLTRVALKKGSLVVNSSQGGGTKDTWVLEE; from the coding sequence ATGGCCGACACGAAGCCGTTCGACGAAATGTACAATGCGGATGGCAGCGTCCGCGAACCCTATCGGGCGCTGGCGGCTTGGCTGGACGAGCAGAAGGGCAAGGCCCTGACGCTGATGCAGGCCGATGCCGAGGCGATTTTCCGTAAGCTGGGCATCACCTTTGCCGTCTATGGGTCGGAGGAAGGCACCGAGAAGGTCATTCCCTTCGACGTGATCCCCCGCATCATCGCGGCGCAGGAATGGAAAGAGCTGTCGCGGGGCATCGAGCAGCGCGTCAAGGCGCTGAACGCGTTCCTGCATGACATCTATCACGATCAGAACATTCTCAAAGCGGGGATCGTCCCGGAAAAACTGATCCTCAACAATGCGGCGTTCTGCCCGCAGATGATGGGGGTCAATCCGGCGCGCAATGTCTATGCGCACATTATCGGCGTCGACATTGTCCGCACCGGGCCAGACGCTTTCTTTGTGCTGGAAGACAATCTGCGCACGCCGTCCGGCGTCAGCTACATGCTGGAAGACCGCGAGGCGATGATGATGCTGGCGCCGGACCTGTTCCAGCGCATCAAGGTGGCACCGGTCGATACCTATGCCGAAAACCTGCGTGCGACGCTGGAAAGCGTGGCGCCGGAAGGTACCAGCGGCACGCCCAATATCGTGGTGCTGACGCCGGGCATCTATAACTCGGCTTATTTCGAGCACTCGTTCCTCGCCGACCAGATGGGCGCGACGCTGTGCGAGGGCCCCGACCTGTTCGTCGAGGATGGCAAGGTGTTCATGCGCACCACGATGGGCCCGGAGCGGGTCGACGTGATCTACCGCCGCATCGACGACGCCTATCTCGATCCCGAGACGTTCCGCCCCGAATCCATGCTGGGCGTGCCGGGGCTGTTCAAGGCTTATGCGCAAGGCAATGTGACACTGGTCAACGCACCGGGCACGGGCATTGCCGACGACAAGGCGGTCTATACCTACGTGCCCGAAATCGTCGAATTCTACCTCGGCGAGAAGACGCTGCTGCAGAACGTGCCGACCTATAACTGCACCGATAAGGACCAGCGCGAATGGGTGCTGGAGAACCTGGCGGACCTGGTGGTCAAGGAAGTTCACGGCTCGGGCGGCTATGGCATGATGGTGGGGCCGACCTCGACCAAGGCCATGCACAAGGAATTCAAGCAGAAGATCCTGGCCCGGCCCGACAATTACATCGTGCAGCCGACGCTGGCGCTCAGTACCTGCCCCACTTACGTCAATTCGGGCATCGCGCCGCGGCACGTCGATCTGCGGCCCTATGTGCTGATCGGCGACGAAGTGCGCATCACGCCCGGCGGGCTGACGCGCGTGGCGCTCAAGAAGGGGTCGCTGGTGGTGAACTCGTCGCAGGGTGGCGGGACCAAGGATACGTGGGTGCTGGAAGAATGA